A region of Micropterus dolomieu isolate WLL.071019.BEF.003 ecotype Adirondacks linkage group LG01, ASM2129224v1, whole genome shotgun sequence DNA encodes the following proteins:
- the gdap1 gene encoding ganglioside-induced differentiation-associated protein 1 isoform X2 — protein sequence MASENSPESQDEKAALMEAGSEQDVHQQCGTVAKQSELRLYHWTQSFNSQKVRLAIAEKGLRCEEYDVSLPLSEHNEPWFMHLNPAGEVPVLVHNDNVICDPTQIMDYLEQNFNEGTPKLIPEEGSTYYHRVQHYRELLDSLQMDAYTHGCILHPEITVDSHIPAYAATCIRTQIGNTQTELKKLAEQNPELKDAYVAKQRRLKSKLYDHDNMKYLKKLLDELESVMDQVETELQRRVEETPEEGSQSWLCGEFFSMADVSLAVTLHRLKFLGLSRRYWGNGNRVNLETYYERVVERPAFRRVLGHVNNILISAVLPVAFRVARKNAPVILGTTLLIGVLGGATYLAFLYMKKRLTVFS from the exons ATGGCGTCCGAAAACAGCCCTGAATCCCAAGATGAGAAAGCAGCTCTTATGGAGGCGGGCTCAGAACAAGATGTGCATCAGCAGTGTGGCACGGTTGCAAAACAAAGCGAATTAAGGCTGTATCACTGGACGCAGTCTTTCAATTCTCAGAAG gtgCGTCTGGCCATAGCAGAGAAAGGTTTGCGCTGTGAGGAGTATGATGTGAGCCTACCGCTCAGTGAACACAACGAGCCCTGGTTCATGCATCTAAATCCCGCTGGTGAGGTGCCGGTCCTCGTCCACAATGACAACGTCATCTGTGATCCAACACAGATCATGGACTACCTGGAGCAGAATTTCAATG AGGGCACTCCCAAGCTGATCCCTGAAGAGGGCAGTACATACTATCACAGAGTGCAGCACTACAGGGAGCTGCTGGACTCACTACAGATGGATGCCTACACCCATGGCTGCATCCTCCACCCTGAGATCACGGTGGACTCCCACATACCTGCATATGCTGCCACATGTATACGAA CACAGATTGGAAACACACAAACGGAGCTGAAGAAACTGGCAGAGCAGAACCCCGAGCTTAAAGATGCTTATGTAGCAAAACAAAGGCGCTtgaaa tCCAAGTTGTATGACCATGATAACATGAAGTACCTGAAGAAGCTTCTGGATGAATTGGAGAGTGTGATGGACCAGGTCGAGACAGAGCTACAGAGGAGGGTGGAAGAGACACCAG AAGAAGGCAGTCAGTCCTGGCTGTGTGGTGAGTTCTTCAGCATGGCTGACGTCTCTCTGGCAGTCACCTTACACCGCCTCAAGTTCCTCGGCCTCTCCCGCCGCTACTGGGGCAATGGTAATCGTGTGAACCTGGAAACATACTACGAGCGTGTGGTGGAGCGTCCAGCCTTTAGGAGAGTGCTGGGCCATGTCAACAACATCCTGAtctctgctgttcttcctgTGGCATTTCGCGTGGCCAGGAAGAACGCACCAGTTATTCTTGGCACCACTCTGTTGATAGGTGTGCTAGGAGGAGCTACATACCTGGCTTTTCTTTACATGAAGAAGAGGCTGACTGTCTTCAGCTGA
- the gdap1 gene encoding ganglioside-induced differentiation-associated protein 1 isoform X1 yields MTTSSVIQHRSWTTWSRISMLCSNGLIYLPSKERKSEGTPKLIPEEGSTYYHRVQHYRELLDSLQMDAYTHGCILHPEITVDSHIPAYAATCIRTQIGNTQTELKKLAEQNPELKDAYVAKQRRLKSKLYDHDNMKYLKKLLDELESVMDQVETELQRRVEETPEEGSQSWLCGEFFSMADVSLAVTLHRLKFLGLSRRYWGNGNRVNLETYYERVVERPAFRRVLGHVNNILISAVLPVAFRVARKNAPVILGTTLLIGVLGGATYLAFLYMKKRLTVFS; encoded by the exons ATGACAACGTCATCTGTGATCCAACACAGATCATGGACTACCTGGAGCAGAATTTCAATG CTTTGTTCTAATGGTCTCATCTACCTACCTTCAAAGGAGAGAAAATCTG AGGGCACTCCCAAGCTGATCCCTGAAGAGGGCAGTACATACTATCACAGAGTGCAGCACTACAGGGAGCTGCTGGACTCACTACAGATGGATGCCTACACCCATGGCTGCATCCTCCACCCTGAGATCACGGTGGACTCCCACATACCTGCATATGCTGCCACATGTATACGAA CACAGATTGGAAACACACAAACGGAGCTGAAGAAACTGGCAGAGCAGAACCCCGAGCTTAAAGATGCTTATGTAGCAAAACAAAGGCGCTtgaaa tCCAAGTTGTATGACCATGATAACATGAAGTACCTGAAGAAGCTTCTGGATGAATTGGAGAGTGTGATGGACCAGGTCGAGACAGAGCTACAGAGGAGGGTGGAAGAGACACCAG AAGAAGGCAGTCAGTCCTGGCTGTGTGGTGAGTTCTTCAGCATGGCTGACGTCTCTCTGGCAGTCACCTTACACCGCCTCAAGTTCCTCGGCCTCTCCCGCCGCTACTGGGGCAATGGTAATCGTGTGAACCTGGAAACATACTACGAGCGTGTGGTGGAGCGTCCAGCCTTTAGGAGAGTGCTGGGCCATGTCAACAACATCCTGAtctctgctgttcttcctgTGGCATTTCGCGTGGCCAGGAAGAACGCACCAGTTATTCTTGGCACCACTCTGTTGATAGGTGTGCTAGGAGGAGCTACATACCTGGCTTTTCTTTACATGAAGAAGAGGCTGACTGTCTTCAGCTGA